In Humulus lupulus chromosome 6, drHumLupu1.1, whole genome shotgun sequence, a single genomic region encodes these proteins:
- the LOC133782686 gene encoding adenine nucleotide transporter BT1, chloroplastic/mitochondrial-like codes for MGRRKSQDVQHENKAVMICSSGINIQQLSSDERIYCTGGLFASVGQVGMGFGVSPGPLKPRNIILKLPNTNSYMKYVSITKSGFQLRWVPELETENVLEFGEEKVKKNDNGGFKLRIKIENESLRKLMSGGIAGAVSRTAVAPLETIRTHLMVGSCGDSAGEVFRSIMETDGWKGLYRGNLVNVIRVAPNKAIELFAYDTVKKYLTPKSGEHDKIPLPASLVAGAVAGFSSTFSTYPLELLKTRLTIQRGVYKNSLHALSKIIGEEGAAELYRGLLPSLIGVIPYAATNYFAYETLRKAYKRAFNHEEIGNVSTLLMGSSAAAISSCATFPLEVARKQMQAGAFNGRQYKNLLHALLSILEREGISGLYRGLGPSCMKLIPAAGISFMCYEACKRTMLEEKEEI; via the exons ATGGGTAGAAGAAAATCTCAAGATGTTCAACATGAGAACAAAGCTGTGATGATCTGTAGTTCTGGGATAAACATTCAGCAACTGAGTTCTGATGAGAGAATTTACTGTACTGGAGGCTTATTTGCAAGCGTTGGTCAAGTGGGAATGGGATTTGGTGTTTCACCAGGTCCTTTAAAGCCAAGGAACATCATTTTGAAACTCCCAAACACCAATTCTTACATGAAATATGTTTCGATTACTAAATCTGGTTTTCAGTTAAGATGGGTTCCAGAGTTGGAGACAGAAAATGTTTTGGAGTTTGGAGAAGAGAAGGTGAAAAAGAATGACAATGGTGGCTTTAAACTGAGAATCAAGATTGAGAATGAATCTCTGAGGAAGTTGATGAGTGGAGGCATTGCTGGTGCAGTGTCACGCACTGCAGTTGCGCCATTGGAGACTATAAGGACTCATCTGATGGTAGGGAGCTGTGGCGACTCGGCTGGTGAAGTGTTCAGATCCATCATGGAAACTGATGGTTGGAAAGGCTTGTATAGGGGAAATCTGGTAAATGTAATTCGGGTAGCACCCAACAAGGCTATTGAG TTATTTGCTTATGATACAGTCAAGAAGTATCTGACTCCAAAATCAGGAGAGCATGACAAAATCCCACTTCCTGCCTCATTAGTGGCAGGTGCCGTTGCTGGATTCAGCTCAACTTTCTCTACTTACCCTCTTGAGCTGTTAAAAACCAGACTCACAATCCAG AGAGGAGTGTATAAGAATTCTTTACACGCGTTATCGAAGATCATTGGAGAGGAAGGAGCTGCTGAGTTGTACAGAGGACTATTGCCAAGCTTAATTGGAGTGATCCCATATGCTGCCACCAACTATTTTGCTTATGAAACATTGAGAAAAGCTTACAAGAGAGCTTTCAACCATGAGGAGATTGGAAATGTGAGCACTCTCTTGATGGGTTCTTCAGCTGCTGCCATTTCAAGCTGTGCAACTTTCCCACTTGAGGTGGCTCGTAAGCAAATGCAGGCAGGAGCTTTCAATGGGAGACAATACAAGAACCTGCTTCATGCTCTTTTAAGCATACTTGAAAGGGAGGGAATCTCAGGTCTGTATAGAGGATTAGGGCCAAGCTGCATGAAACTGATCCCTGCTGCTGGAATATCTTTTATGTGCTATGAGGCATGCAAGAGGACAATGTTAgaggaaaaagaagaaatttAA
- the LOC133782687 gene encoding ribosome biogenesis regulatory protein homolog, with translation METQEPYQIDLGNLMAFDPHHQFPSIPSSRADLVEESLKRGTELVQAIADTLFNLPSTEDIDGPLVRLPPPVTRLPREKHMPKPKPPTKWEEFAKSRGIKNRKKDKVQYDEQTGTWKRRFGYDRVNDENNVPILDAKATDEPGLDPFAKKRADKRNRVGKQEKNRVQNLKQAAKVGALPSHIQLAATSLPITGSQSMPKKVTKEELGNVAGMAATSTASGGKFDKKLAGEKPVKNKGKHRKFLPVVGGKGNSQEKEQTDKVLNKLISKNSHEILNVNKAITMYNVKKEKKWKGTQDKSPRSSSLKPKKDIQKKPSSYKGTSKGSSFKGKGK, from the exons ATGGAGACCCAGGAACCCTATCAGATTGACCTTGGTAACCTTATGGCCTTCGACCCTCATCACCAGTTTCCTTCCATCCCCTCATCCAG GGCGGATTTGGTGGAGGAAAGTCTAAAGAGAGGAACTGAGTTAGTACAAGCCATTGCTGATACTCTTTTCAACTTACCTTCTACTGAAGATATAGATGGCCCCCTCGTCAGGTTGCCACCGCCTGTGACTAGATTGCCCAGAGAGAAGCAT ATGCCAAAGCCTAAACCTCCAACAAAATGGGAAGAATTTGCAAAATCCAGAG GTATAAAGAACAGAAAGAAAGATAAGGTTCAATATGATGAGCAGACTGGTACTTGGAAACGTCGTTTTGGATATGATCGCGTGAATGATGAAAATAATGTACCTATCCTAGATGCGAAGGCAACTGATG AGCCTGGGCTGGATCCATTTGCCAAAAAACGTGCTGATAAAAGGAATCGTGTGGGAAAGCAAGAGAAAAATAGAGTGCAAAATCTAAAACAAGCAGCAAAAGTTGGTGCCTTGCCAAG TCATATACAACTGGCTGCAACATCTTTGCCAATAACAGGTAGCCAATCTATGCCCAAGAAGGTTACTAAAGAGGAACTGGGAAATGTGGCTGGAATGGCTGCAACCTCGACAGCAAGTGGGGGAAAATTTGACAAGAAATTGGCAGGTGAAAAGCCTGTTAAAAATAAGGGAAAACATCGCAAG TTCTTACCAGTTGTCGGAGGCAAAGGGAACTCACAAGAGAAAGAGCAAACAGATAAAGTTTTGAACAAGTTAATTTCCAAGAATTCCCATGAAATACTTAACGTGAACAAG GCCATCACCATGTACAATGTTAAGAAAGAGAAGAAATGGAAGGGTACACAAGACAAGTCTCCACGAAGCTCAAGCTTGAAACCAAAGAAAGATATTCAGAAGAAACCATCATCATATAAGGGCACAAGTAAGGGCTCTTCATttaaaggcaaggggaaatga